In a single window of the Diospyros lotus cultivar Yz01 chromosome 10, ASM1463336v1, whole genome shotgun sequence genome:
- the LOC127810845 gene encoding uncharacterized protein LOC127810845, whose protein sequence is MGAGMEVALPVLGIVAAAAVTFYAVSFAELREKSFRDLEESEESENGGFKSSLSSRERRARRKAEKESKT, encoded by the exons ATGGGCGCTGGAATGGAAGTTGCTCTTCCCGTACTGGGAATAGTAGCAGCTGCCGCTGTTACCTTCTACGCAGTCAGCTTTGCGGAACTTAGGGAG AAATCATTCAGAGATTTGGAGGAATCTGAAGAATCTGAGAATGGAGGATTCAAGTCATCCCTCAGCTCAAGAGAGCGGCGTGCCAGAAGAAAGGCTGAAAAAGAATCCAAGACTTGA
- the LOC127810846 gene encoding OVARIAN TUMOR DOMAIN-containing deubiquitinating enzyme 11: MTEHCSRASASSSSSLNSSTHDTEDDQTIARILAENESSRSDGKLGKRLSHLDSIPHNPRVNGEIPDVNDATLNHERLSERLTTYDLAELQIEGDGNCQFRALADQLFGDPDYHKHVRKDVIKQLKKFRKLYEGYVPLKYKSYLKKMKKLGEWGDHITLQAAADRFGAKICLVTSFRDTCYIEILPKDRNPTKELWLSFWSEVHYNSLYANGDVPTRAPKKKYWLF, encoded by the exons ATGACCGAACATTGCTCCAGGGCAAGTGCGAGCTCCAGTTCAAGTCTAAACAGTAGTACCCATGATACAGAAGATGACCAAACTATTGCCAGAATATTAGCAGAAAACGAGAGTTCAAGGTCTGATGGCAAGCTTGGCAAAAGACTCTCTCATTTGGACTCAATACCG CACAATCCCCGAGTTAATGGCGAAATACCTGATGTAAATGATGCAACATTAAACCATGAGAGGCTGTCTGAAAG GTTGACTACATATGACTTAGCAGAACTACAAATAGAGGGAGATGGAAATTGTCAG TTTCGAGCCCTTGCCGATCAGCTGTTTGGCGATCCAGATTACCACAAACATGTAAGAAAGGATGTGATCAAGCAG CTAAAGAAATTCAGAAAGTTATATGAAGGTTATGTGCCGTTGAAGTACAAAAGCTACctaaagaagatgaaaaa ATTGGGGGAATGGGGGGATCATATTACCTTACAAGCAGCAGCAGACCGT TTTGGTGCCAAGATTTGCTTAGTCACTTCTTTTCGAGATACCTGCTACATTGAGATCCTTCCCAAGGACAGGAATCCTACCAAAG AGCTGTGGCTGAGCTTTTGGAGCGAAGTTCACTACAATTCATTGTATGCAAATGGAG ATGTTCCAACTAGAGCACCCAAGAAAAAGTATTGGCTATTCTAG
- the LOC127810847 gene encoding uncharacterized protein LOC127810847, whose amino-acid sequence MVIIFFTGLNLFECNIRRQGKIGYITGDKKEPAVDDPAHSVWDAKNSMVMTWLVNSIDEDISSNYMCYPTTKELWDNVNQMYSDLSNQSQVFELTLKLGEIRQGDDSITKYFHSLKRLWQDLDLFNTYEWKSTEDCNHHKKMVEDDRIYKFLAGLNIEFDEVQGRIIGRSPLPPIGEVFAKVIREESRRSVMLGKKTAAL is encoded by the exons atggtgataattttcttcACTGGTCTCAATCTGTTCGAATGTAATATCCGCAGGCAAGGAAAAATTGGCTACATTACTGGCGACAAGAAGGAACCTGCAGTGGATGACCCAGCACACTCTGTTTGGGATGCTAAAAACTCTATGGTCATGACATGGCTGGTTAATTCCATAGATGAAGATAtcagttccaattatatgtgTTATCCTACTACAAAGGAGTTATGGGATAATGTAAATCAGATGTACTCTGACCTAAGTAACCAATCTCAGGTTTTTGAGTTAACTCTGAAGCTGGGAGAGATTCGGCAAGGAGACGATTCTATTACTAAATACTTCCATTCCTTGAAGAGACTGTGGCAAGATCTTGACCTCTTCAACACTTATGAGTGGAAATCTACTGAAGATTGCAACCACCACAAGAAAATGGTTGAAGATGACCGTATTTACAAGTTTCTTGCTGGCCTTAATATTGAGTTTGATGAGGTGCAAGGGAGGATTATTGGCCGATCCCCCTTACCTCCCATTGGTGAAGTATTTGCTAAGGTTATAAGAGAAGAAAGCCGAAGGAGTGTCATGCTTGGCAAAAAAACTGCTG CCTTGTAG